The proteins below are encoded in one region of Pseudomonas entomophila L48:
- a CDS encoding DUF3422 domain-containing protein, with product MHPLRTALHNELHARPSLYFDDPAHVHHLALLGGEADCRALLQRCCPEAHDTQAAQGITRLDGHPFKWERHAEFFTLTLVVPCASHDSDWQPLPAALAEAIAPQAAQVINAVQVLVRDEQDLDLARYGFKDPCGSSVGGGDAVVWSDFRLTEDGTNRLLFINRRLNAYRQGRMIRRLLEIETYRMMASLTLDTAKALGQELDGFDKTLVSLSERSTNVAPNDSKPLLEAIAHLSRQVVDRTVQTRHRFGASQAYAQLVFERLGELRESHVADCQRLGVFIERRFKPTLRYCVATEQRLEQLAKNVANLGDLLQARVQVEMEEQNAEILRSLNARADAQVKIQRAVEGLSIIAITYYLLNLFKLLYGGLNVLGAGLTAREAMLGMAPVAGLVLLLILMRIRRAKQH from the coding sequence ATGCACCCTCTTCGCACCGCCCTGCACAACGAACTGCACGCCCGTCCATCGCTGTACTTCGACGACCCGGCTCACGTCCACCATCTCGCCCTGCTCGGCGGCGAGGCCGACTGCCGGGCCCTGCTGCAACGCTGCTGCCCCGAGGCCCACGACACGCAGGCTGCCCAGGGCATCACCCGGCTCGACGGCCACCCGTTCAAGTGGGAGCGGCACGCCGAATTTTTCACCCTCACCCTGGTGGTGCCCTGCGCCAGCCACGACAGCGACTGGCAGCCTTTACCCGCCGCGCTCGCCGAGGCCATCGCCCCGCAGGCGGCGCAAGTGATCAACGCCGTGCAGGTGCTGGTACGCGACGAACAGGATCTGGACCTCGCCCGCTATGGCTTCAAGGACCCCTGCGGCTCCAGCGTCGGCGGTGGCGACGCGGTGGTGTGGAGCGATTTCCGCCTGACCGAGGATGGCACCAACCGCCTGCTGTTCATCAACCGCCGGCTCAACGCCTACCGCCAGGGCCGCATGATCCGCCGCCTGCTGGAGATCGAGACCTACCGCATGATGGCCTCGCTGACCCTGGACACGGCCAAGGCCCTGGGCCAGGAACTGGACGGTTTCGACAAGACCCTGGTCAGCCTCTCCGAACGCAGCACCAACGTCGCGCCCAACGATTCCAAGCCCCTGCTCGAAGCCATCGCCCACCTGTCGCGCCAGGTAGTCGACCGCACGGTACAGACCCGACACCGCTTCGGCGCCAGCCAGGCCTATGCGCAGTTGGTGTTCGAACGCCTCGGTGAACTGCGCGAAAGCCATGTCGCCGACTGCCAGCGTCTGGGGGTGTTCATCGAGCGACGCTTCAAACCGACGCTGCGTTACTGCGTGGCCACCGAGCAGCGCCTGGAACAGCTGGCGAAGAACGTCGCCAACCTGGGCGACCTGCTGCAAGCGCGGGTGCAGGTGGAGATGGAGGAACAGAACGCCGAGATCCTGCGCAGCCTCAATGCCCGGGCCGATGCCCAGGTGAAGATCCAACGGGCGGTGGAAGGTTTGTCGATCATTGCGATCACCTATTACCTGCTGAACCTGTTCAAGCTGCTGTATGGCGGGTTGAATGTGCTGGGGGCGGGGCTGACGGCACGGGAGGCGATGCTGGGGATGGCGCCAGTGGCGGGGTTGGTGCTGTTGCTGATATTGATGCGGATCAGGCGCGCCAAGCAGCATTGA
- a CDS encoding aldehyde dehydrogenase family protein, producing MTTPHYIDGRWVEGQGSDCLVVHNPSEGQPFAELMAASAGQVDQAVAAARRALASWKTVSAAERATYLRGFAEQLGQRRDELIALQMRNNGKPRHEAEIDLDDAIATFAYYAELAEQLPAKNRDVPLAAPGFTARTRLEPVGVVGLIVPWNFPLVTSAWKLAPALAAGCTVVLKPSEVTPLIEQAYGQIAEQLGLPAGVLNIVNGKAETGAALSGHNGLDKLSFTGSNGVGSQVMRAAAAQCRPVTLELGGKSAIVVFDDCDVDQAVEWIVAGITWNAGQMCSATSRLLVQDGIADALLPRLQAALETLRVGNPLTEEVDMGPLTSQAQWLKVAGYFATAREEGLKCLAGGKALDRDGWFVSPTLYVEVPESSRLWGEEIFGPVLCARRFSTEAEAITQANDSRFGLVATVCSADLERAERVADALEVGHVWINSVQAVFVETSWGGTKGSGIGRELGPWGLSGYQSVKHVTRCLG from the coding sequence ATGACCACACCTCACTACATCGACGGCCGCTGGGTCGAAGGCCAGGGCAGCGACTGCCTCGTTGTCCACAACCCGTCCGAAGGCCAGCCGTTCGCCGAACTGATGGCCGCCAGCGCCGGCCAGGTCGACCAGGCCGTGGCCGCCGCGCGCCGCGCCCTGGCCTCCTGGAAGACAGTCAGCGCCGCCGAGCGTGCCACCTACCTGCGCGGCTTCGCCGAGCAACTGGGCCAACGCCGCGACGAGCTGATCGCCCTGCAGATGCGCAACAACGGCAAGCCGCGCCACGAGGCGGAGATCGACCTGGACGACGCCATCGCCACCTTCGCCTACTACGCCGAGCTGGCCGAGCAACTACCGGCAAAAAACCGCGACGTGCCCCTGGCCGCGCCGGGCTTCACCGCCCGCACCCGCCTGGAGCCGGTGGGCGTGGTCGGCCTGATCGTGCCGTGGAACTTCCCGCTGGTGACCAGTGCCTGGAAGCTCGCCCCGGCGCTCGCGGCGGGCTGCACCGTGGTGCTCAAGCCCTCCGAAGTCACCCCGCTGATCGAACAGGCCTACGGCCAGATCGCCGAGCAGCTGGGCCTGCCGGCCGGCGTGCTGAACATCGTCAACGGCAAGGCCGAGACCGGCGCCGCCCTGAGCGGCCACAACGGCCTGGACAAGCTGTCGTTCACCGGCAGCAACGGCGTCGGCAGCCAGGTGATGCGCGCCGCAGCGGCCCAGTGCCGGCCCGTGACACTGGAGCTGGGCGGCAAGTCGGCCATCGTGGTGTTCGACGATTGCGATGTCGACCAAGCCGTGGAATGGATCGTCGCCGGTATCACCTGGAACGCCGGGCAGATGTGCTCGGCCACCTCGCGCCTGCTGGTGCAGGACGGCATCGCCGACGCGCTTCTGCCGCGCTTGCAGGCGGCACTGGAGACGTTGCGCGTAGGCAACCCGCTCACTGAAGAAGTGGACATGGGGCCGCTGACCAGCCAGGCGCAGTGGCTCAAGGTGGCCGGCTATTTCGCCACCGCCCGCGAGGAAGGCCTGAAGTGCCTGGCCGGCGGCAAGGCGCTGGACCGTGACGGCTGGTTCGTCAGCCCGACACTGTATGTGGAGGTGCCCGAGAGCAGCCGCCTGTGGGGCGAGGAGATCTTCGGGCCGGTGCTGTGCGCACGGCGCTTCAGCACTGAAGCCGAAGCCATCACCCAGGCCAACGACAGCCGCTTCGGCCTGGTGGCCACCGTCTGCTCCGCCGACCTGGAACGCGCCGAGCGCGTGGCCGATGCGCTGGAGGTCGGGCATGTGTGGATCAACTCGGTGCAGGCGGTGTTCGTCGAGACCTCGTGGGGCGGGACCAAGGGCAGCGGCATTGGCCGAGAGCTTGGGCCTTGGGGGCTTTCGGGGTATCAGTCGGTGAAGCATGTGACGCGGTGCCTGGGCTGA
- a CDS encoding purine-cytosine permease family protein has product MSHSTGIETNGVEQIPDDQRDAAPLDLFRLIFGGANTFATAVLGSFPVLFGLSFQAGVWAILLGVGIGAVILAPMGLFGALNGTNNAVSSGAHFGVHGRIVGSFLSLLTAVAFFSLSVWSSGDALVGGAKRLVGLPETDLTLGLAYGLFAVLVLVVCIFGFRFMLWVNKIAVWASSLLFLLGIFAFAGPFDAGYAGSVNLGQAGFWAAFVGAAILAMSNPVSFGAFLGDWSRYIPRETPKSRIMLAVILAQAATLIPFLFGLCTATLVASQAPDYIAANNYVGGLLAISPGWFFLPVCLIAVIGGMSTGTTALYGTGLDMSSVFPRLLSRAAATLLIGVLAIGFIFVGRFTFNLVQSVSTFAVLIITCTSPWMVIMILGLITRRGFYHADDLQVFTRGQQGGHYWFDHGWNWRGMGAWIPSAAVGLCFVNLPGQFVGPLGELAGGIDLSLPVTLGIAAVLYLVLLNLFPEPAGVYGPRGPRWVRCKSTPVKPVTTAEMA; this is encoded by the coding sequence ATGAGCCACTCGACCGGTATCGAGACCAATGGCGTCGAACAGATCCCCGACGATCAACGCGACGCCGCCCCGCTTGACCTGTTCCGCCTGATCTTCGGCGGCGCCAACACCTTCGCCACCGCCGTGCTGGGCAGCTTCCCGGTACTGTTCGGGCTGTCGTTCCAGGCCGGGGTCTGGGCGATCCTGCTTGGCGTCGGCATCGGCGCGGTGATCCTCGCGCCCATGGGCCTGTTCGGCGCGCTCAACGGCACCAACAACGCGGTTTCGTCCGGTGCGCACTTCGGCGTGCACGGGCGTATCGTCGGTTCGTTCCTGTCGCTGCTCACCGCCGTGGCGTTCTTCTCGCTGTCGGTATGGAGCTCGGGCGATGCCCTGGTCGGCGGCGCCAAGCGCCTGGTCGGCCTGCCGGAAACCGACCTCACCCTGGGCCTGGCCTACGGCCTGTTCGCAGTGCTGGTGCTGGTGGTGTGCATCTTCGGCTTCCGCTTCATGCTGTGGGTCAACAAGATCGCGGTGTGGGCTTCGAGCCTGCTGTTCCTGCTGGGCATCTTCGCCTTCGCCGGGCCCTTCGACGCAGGCTACGCCGGCAGCGTCAACCTCGGCCAAGCCGGCTTCTGGGCAGCGTTCGTCGGCGCGGCGATCCTGGCCATGAGCAACCCGGTGTCGTTCGGCGCCTTCCTGGGTGACTGGTCGCGCTACATCCCGCGCGAAACGCCCAAGTCGCGCATCATGCTGGCGGTGATCCTCGCCCAGGCCGCCACGCTGATCCCGTTCCTGTTCGGCCTGTGCACCGCCACCCTGGTCGCCAGCCAGGCGCCGGACTACATCGCCGCCAACAACTACGTCGGCGGCCTGCTGGCGATCTCGCCGGGCTGGTTCTTCCTGCCGGTGTGCCTGATCGCGGTGATCGGCGGCATGTCCACCGGCACCACGGCGCTGTACGGCACCGGCCTGGACATGTCCAGCGTGTTCCCGCGCCTGCTCAGCCGCGCCGCCGCCACCCTGCTGATCGGCGTGCTGGCCATCGGTTTCATCTTCGTCGGCCGCTTCACCTTCAACCTGGTGCAGAGCGTGTCGACCTTCGCCGTGCTGATCATCACCTGCACCAGCCCCTGGATGGTGATCATGATCCTCGGGCTGATCACCCGCCGCGGCTTCTACCATGCCGACGACCTGCAGGTGTTCACCCGTGGCCAGCAAGGCGGCCACTACTGGTTCGACCACGGCTGGAACTGGCGCGGCATGGGCGCGTGGATCCCCAGCGCGGCGGTCGGCCTGTGCTTCGTCAACCTGCCGGGGCAGTTCGTCGGCCCGCTGGGTGAACTGGCCGGCGGTATCGACCTGAGCCTGCCGGTGACCCTGGGTATCGCCGCCGTGCTGTACCTGGTCCTGCTCAACCTGTTCCCCGAACCCGCTGGCGTGTATGGCCCCCGGGGCCCGCGCTGGGTGCGCTGCAAAAGCACGCCCGTAAAGCCCGTGACCACCGCCGAAATGGCCTGA
- a CDS encoding YybH family protein, producing the protein MDQTLQVRQAAADLVAAFASNDTARYFACFSEDATFLFHTVPQPLLSRRAYEDLWASWQADGFAVLGCESSNAQVSQQGDVAIFMHDVATRLRVAGEVLDLSERETIVFRLHGERWLACHEHLSVVSPS; encoded by the coding sequence GTGGACCAGACACTCCAGGTACGGCAGGCCGCCGCCGACCTCGTCGCCGCCTTCGCCAGCAACGACACCGCCCGTTACTTCGCCTGCTTCAGCGAAGACGCCACCTTCCTCTTCCACACCGTGCCGCAACCGCTGCTGTCGCGCCGCGCCTATGAAGACCTCTGGGCCAGCTGGCAGGCCGATGGCTTCGCCGTGCTCGGCTGTGAATCCAGCAATGCACAGGTAAGCCAGCAAGGCGACGTGGCGATCTTCATGCACGACGTGGCCACGCGCTTGCGCGTCGCCGGTGAAGTGCTCGACCTGAGCGAACGCGAGACCATCGTCTTTCGCCTGCACGGCGAACGCTGGCTGGCCTGCCACGAGCACCTGTCGGTCGTCTCGCCGAGCTGA
- the ycaC gene encoding isochorismate family cysteine hydrolase YcaC translates to MAFHYNRLDKNNAAVLLVDHQAGLLSLVRDIDPDRFKNNVLALSDLAKYFKLPTILTTSFETGPNGPLVPELKEQFPDAPYIARPGNINAWDNEDFVKAVKATGKKQLIIAGVVTEVCVAFPALSALEEGFDVFVVTDASGTFNELTRDSAWRRMEAAGAQLMTWFGVACELHRDWRNDIEGLGTLFSNHIPDYRNLMTSYSKLAK, encoded by the coding sequence ATGGCTTTCCACTACAACCGCCTGGACAAGAACAACGCCGCGGTCCTGCTGGTCGACCACCAGGCCGGCCTGCTGTCGCTGGTACGCGATATCGACCCCGACCGCTTCAAGAACAACGTGCTGGCGCTTTCCGACCTGGCCAAGTACTTCAAGCTGCCCACCATCCTCACCACCAGCTTCGAAACCGGCCCCAACGGCCCGCTGGTGCCCGAGCTCAAGGAACAATTCCCCGATGCGCCGTACATCGCCCGCCCCGGCAACATCAATGCCTGGGACAACGAAGACTTCGTCAAGGCGGTGAAGGCCACCGGCAAGAAGCAGCTGATCATCGCCGGGGTGGTCACCGAGGTGTGCGTGGCCTTCCCGGCGCTGTCGGCGCTGGAGGAGGGCTTCGACGTGTTCGTCGTCACCGACGCCTCCGGCACCTTCAACGAGCTGACCCGCGACTCGGCCTGGCGGCGCATGGAGGCCGCCGGCGCGCAACTGATGACCTGGTTCGGCGTGGCCTGCGAGCTGCACCGTGACTGGCGCAACGACATCGAGGGGCTGGGCACGCTGTTCTCCAACCATATCCCCGACTATCGCAACCTGATGACCAGCTACAGCAAGCTGGCCAAGTAG
- a CDS encoding MFS transporter, whose product MSPRIWLLALATFVTGMAENITVGILPALADGLDVPLGVAGQLTTVFSLSFALAAPFSPLLTTRLPLRGLLCATLALFALCNLLAAWAPGYTALLIARIGMAATSALTCLTCTLMATRMAPEALRGRAIGVIFMGICSSLILGVPAGMLLCDALGWRGVFVGLSGLAVAVLLMAWRGLPTLQSNERIALASYVRHLRDSRLTAAQGVSLLMIAGHFTVFAYLAPYAQQVAHVPPQWLAAVFAAFGIAGVSGGYVGGWMADRLGVAKAILLAPLLYLASLLMLPLSAGTPWLFLPAMMLWGGLSWTTSPVVQSYLAKRGEGTFPAGMSLNMSAMHLGVGLGSAIGGVVITGSALEATPWAGALLTTVAAGLAIWSATPANGALKLAR is encoded by the coding sequence ATGAGCCCGCGTATCTGGCTGCTGGCCCTGGCGACGTTCGTCACGGGCATGGCGGAAAACATCACGGTCGGCATCCTCCCGGCCCTGGCCGACGGCCTGGACGTTCCGCTCGGCGTGGCCGGGCAACTGACCACGGTCTTCTCCCTGAGCTTCGCCCTCGCCGCGCCCTTCTCTCCCCTGCTCACCACACGCCTGCCGCTGCGTGGCCTGCTGTGCGCCACGCTTGCGCTGTTCGCCCTGTGCAACCTGCTGGCGGCATGGGCGCCCGGTTACACCGCACTGCTGATCGCCCGCATCGGCATGGCCGCGACCAGCGCGCTGACCTGCCTGACCTGCACCTTGATGGCCACGCGCATGGCGCCCGAAGCCCTGCGCGGGCGCGCCATCGGGGTGATCTTCATGGGCATCTGCAGCTCGCTGATACTCGGTGTGCCGGCCGGCATGCTGCTGTGCGACGCCCTAGGCTGGCGCGGCGTGTTCGTCGGCCTGAGCGGCCTGGCGGTGGCAGTGTTGTTGATGGCCTGGCGCGGGCTGCCGACGCTGCAGAGCAACGAACGCATCGCCCTGGCCAGCTACGTGCGCCATCTGCGCGACAGCCGCCTCACAGCCGCGCAGGGGGTATCCCTGCTGATGATCGCCGGGCACTTCACTGTGTTCGCCTACCTCGCGCCTTACGCCCAGCAGGTTGCCCATGTACCGCCGCAATGGCTGGCAGCGGTGTTCGCGGCATTCGGCATCGCCGGTGTCTCGGGCGGCTATGTCGGTGGCTGGATGGCCGATCGCTTGGGCGTGGCCAAGGCCATCCTGCTGGCGCCTCTGTTGTACCTCGCCAGCCTGCTGATGCTGCCGCTGAGCGCGGGCACGCCATGGCTGTTCCTGCCGGCGATGATGCTTTGGGGCGGGTTGAGCTGGACCACCTCGCCAGTGGTACAGAGCTACCTGGCCAAGCGTGGGGAAGGTACCTTCCCGGCAGGCATGAGCCTGAATATGTCGGCCATGCACCTGGGCGTCGGGCTGGGTTCGGCCATCGGTGGCGTGGTGATCACCGGCTCCGCGCTGGAGGCCACGCCCTGGGCCGGAGCATTGTTGACTACAGTGGCTGCGGGGCTGGCGATCTGGTCCGCGACACCCGCGAATGGTGCATTGAAACTGGCGCGGTGA
- a CDS encoding cupin domain-containing protein, with translation MKHTRPQAIPTVQVDTDEVIVTEWRFAPGAETGRHLHGHDYVVVPMTDGILLLETPEGEKRAPLVAGQSYFRKAGVEHNVINASDHEIVFIETELK, from the coding sequence ATGAAACACACTCGCCCCCAGGCTATCCCCACCGTGCAGGTGGACACCGACGAGGTGATCGTCACCGAATGGCGCTTCGCCCCGGGTGCCGAGACCGGGCGTCATCTGCATGGCCATGACTATGTGGTGGTGCCGATGACCGATGGCATCTTGCTGCTGGAAACCCCCGAAGGTGAGAAACGGGCACCCCTGGTGGCGGGGCAGAGCTACTTCCGCAAGGCGGGGGTCGAGCACAATGTGATCAATGCCAGTGACCACGAGATCGTGTTCATCGAGACTGAGTTGAAGTAG
- the ychF gene encoding redox-regulated ATPase YchF produces the protein MGFNCGIVGLPNVGKSTLFNALTKSGIAAENFPFCTIEPNSGIVPMPDARLNALAEIVKPNRILPTTMEFVDIAGLVAGASKGEGLGNKFLANIRETDAIAHVVRCFEDENVIHVSNSVDPKRDIEIIDLELIFADLDSCEKQLQKVARNAKGGDKDALAQKAILEKLIPHFTEGKPARSLMKNMADDEKAVIRGFHLLTSKPVMYIANVAEDGFDNNPHLDVVKAIAKEEGAVVVPVCNKIEAEIAELDEGEEKDMFLEALGLEEPGLNRVIRAGYELLNLQTYFTAGVQEVRAWTVRVGATAPQAAGVIHTDFEKGFIRAEVVAYDDFIQFKGEGGAKEAGKWRLEGKDYIVKDGDVMHFRFNV, from the coding sequence ATGGGTTTCAATTGCGGCATCGTCGGCCTGCCCAACGTCGGCAAGTCCACCCTGTTCAACGCCCTGACCAAGTCTGGCATCGCGGCGGAGAACTTCCCCTTCTGCACCATCGAGCCGAACAGCGGCATCGTGCCGATGCCCGACGCGCGCCTGAACGCGCTGGCCGAGATCGTCAAGCCGAACCGCATCCTGCCGACCACCATGGAATTCGTCGACATCGCCGGCCTGGTCGCCGGTGCCTCGAAGGGTGAAGGCCTGGGCAACAAGTTCCTCGCCAACATCCGCGAGACCGACGCCATCGCCCACGTGGTGCGCTGCTTCGAAGACGAGAACGTGATCCACGTCTCCAACAGCGTCGACCCCAAGCGCGACATCGAGATCATCGACCTCGAGCTGATCTTCGCCGACCTCGACAGCTGCGAGAAGCAACTGCAGAAGGTGGCCCGCAACGCCAAGGGCGGCGACAAGGATGCCCTGGCGCAGAAGGCCATCCTGGAAAAACTGATCCCGCACTTCACCGAAGGCAAGCCGGCGCGCAGCCTGATGAAAAACATGGCTGACGACGAGAAGGCCGTGATCCGTGGTTTCCACCTGCTGACCAGCAAGCCGGTGATGTACATCGCTAACGTTGCCGAAGACGGCTTCGACAACAACCCGCACCTGGACGTGGTCAAGGCCATCGCCAAGGAAGAAGGCGCGGTCGTGGTGCCGGTGTGCAACAAGATCGAAGCCGAGATCGCCGAGCTGGACGAAGGCGAAGAGAAGGACATGTTCCTCGAGGCCCTGGGCCTGGAAGAGCCTGGCCTGAACCGCGTGATCCGTGCCGGCTACGAACTGCTGAACCTGCAGACGTACTTCACCGCCGGCGTTCAGGAAGTACGTGCCTGGACCGTCCGTGTCGGCGCCACCGCGCCGCAAGCCGCTGGCGTGATCCACACCGACTTCGAGAAAGGCTTCATCCGCGCCGAAGTGGTGGCCTATGACGACTTCATCCAGTTCAAGGGTGAAGGCGGTGCCAAGGAAGCCGGCAAGTGGCGCCTGGAAGGCAAGGACTACATCGTCAAGGACGGTGACGTGATGCACTTCCGCTTCAACGTCTAA
- the pth gene encoding aminoacyl-tRNA hydrolase yields MTAIQLIVGLGNPGPEYEQTRHNAGALFVERLASAQRVSLTADKKYFGLTAKFSHQGNDVRLLIPTTYMNRSGQSVAALANFFRIKPEAILVAHDELDLPPGVAKLKRGGGHGGHNGLRDIIAQLGNQNDFHRLRLGIGHPGDAKLVSNFVLGRAPRAEQEKLDASIDFALGVMPDVLAGDFAKAMRELHCQKA; encoded by the coding sequence GTGACCGCCATCCAGTTGATCGTCGGCCTGGGTAACCCCGGCCCCGAATACGAACAGACCCGGCATAACGCAGGGGCTCTTTTCGTTGAACGCCTTGCCAGTGCCCAGCGCGTGTCGCTGACCGCTGACAAGAAGTATTTTGGCCTGACGGCTAAGTTCAGCCATCAAGGCAACGATGTTCGTTTGCTGATCCCCACCACCTACATGAACCGTAGCGGCCAGTCCGTGGCGGCTCTGGCCAATTTCTTCCGCATCAAGCCGGAAGCGATCCTGGTGGCCCACGACGAACTCGACCTGCCCCCCGGCGTCGCCAAGCTCAAGAGAGGCGGTGGCCATGGCGGGCACAACGGCCTGCGCGACATCATCGCGCAGCTCGGCAACCAGAACGACTTCCACCGCCTGCGGCTTGGCATCGGCCACCCGGGCGACGCCAAACTGGTCTCCAACTTCGTCCTGGGTCGCGCGCCGCGCGCCGAGCAGGAGAAGCTCGACGCCAGCATCGATTTTGCCCTCGGCGTGATGCCCGACGTGCTTGCCGGCGACTTCGCCAAGGCGATGCGCGAACTGCACTGCCAGAAGGCCTGA
- a CDS encoding 50S ribosomal protein L25/general stress protein Ctc — MTDFILNAQARTDLGKGASRRLRHSANIPAVVYGGDKEAQSLTIVAKEIAKLFENEAAFSHVIELNVDGAKQNVVVKAMQRHPAKGFIMHADFVRVVAGQKLTAKVPVHFVGEEAPIKKGGEISHVVSEIEVSCEAKDLPEFIEVDLSKAEVGTIIHLSDLKAPKGVEFVALAHGDDKAVANVHAPRVAAEAAEGAAE, encoded by the coding sequence ATGACTGACTTCATCCTGAACGCCCAAGCGCGTACTGACCTGGGGAAAGGTGCGAGCCGCCGCCTGCGTCACTCCGCCAACATCCCTGCCGTTGTCTACGGTGGCGATAAAGAAGCCCAATCCCTGACCATCGTGGCCAAGGAAATCGCCAAACTGTTCGAAAACGAAGCTGCCTTCAGCCACGTTATCGAACTGAACGTCGATGGCGCCAAGCAAAACGTCGTGGTCAAGGCCATGCAGCGTCACCCGGCCAAAGGCTTCATCATGCACGCCGACTTCGTTCGCGTCGTTGCTGGCCAGAAGCTGACCGCCAAGGTTCCAGTTCACTTCGTCGGCGAAGAAGCCCCGATCAAGAAAGGCGGCGAGATCTCGCACGTCGTTTCCGAGATCGAAGTGTCCTGCGAAGCCAAGGACCTGCCTGAGTTCATCGAAGTCGACCTCTCGAAGGCCGAAGTCGGCACCATCATCCACCTGTCGGACCTGAAAGCTCCGAAAGGCGTAGAGTTCGTCGCTCTGGCCCACGGTGATGACAAAGCTGTTGCCAACGTCCACGCCCCGCGCGTTGCCGCTGAAGCTGCTGAAGGCGCTGCCGAGTAA
- a CDS encoding ribose-phosphate pyrophosphokinase: MSKMMVFTGNANPDLARRVVRQLHIPLGDVSVGKFSDGEISAEINENVRGKDVFIIQPTCAPTNDNLMELVVMADAFRRSSASRITAVIPYFGYARQDRRPRSARVAISAKVVADMLTVVGIDRVLTVDLHADQIQGFFDIPVDNIYGSPVLVDDIEDQRFENLMIVSPDIGGVVRARAVAKSLGVDLGIIDKRREKANHSEVMHIIGDVEGRTCILVDDMVDTAGTLCHAAKALKEHGAAKVYAYCTHPVLSGRAIENIEKSVLDELVVTNTVPLSAAAQACDRIRQLDIAPVVAEAVRRISNEESISAMFR; this comes from the coding sequence GTGTCCAAGATGATGGTCTTCACGGGGAATGCAAACCCCGATCTGGCTCGGCGTGTCGTACGTCAGCTGCATATTCCACTGGGTGACGTTTCTGTCGGTAAATTCTCCGACGGCGAAATCAGTGCTGAAATCAACGAAAATGTCCGCGGTAAAGACGTCTTCATCATTCAGCCCACCTGTGCCCCAACCAACGACAACCTGATGGAACTGGTAGTGATGGCCGATGCCTTCCGCCGCTCCTCAGCGTCGCGAATCACCGCCGTGATTCCTTACTTCGGATACGCCCGCCAGGACCGCCGTCCGCGTTCGGCACGTGTAGCCATCAGCGCCAAAGTCGTCGCTGACATGCTCACTGTCGTGGGTATCGACCGTGTACTCACCGTCGACCTGCACGCTGACCAGATCCAGGGTTTCTTCGATATCCCCGTCGACAACATCTACGGCTCGCCCGTACTGGTCGACGACATCGAAGACCAGCGTTTCGAGAACCTGATGATCGTTTCCCCGGACATCGGTGGCGTGGTGCGTGCTCGCGCCGTGGCCAAGTCCCTGGGTGTCGATCTCGGGATCATCGACAAGCGCCGCGAGAAGGCTAACCACTCCGAGGTGATGCACATCATCGGCGACGTCGAAGGACGCACCTGCATCCTGGTAGACGACATGGTCGACACCGCCGGCACCCTGTGCCACGCGGCCAAGGCCCTGAAAGAACACGGTGCCGCCAAGGTCTACGCCTACTGCACGCACCCTGTCCTGTCGGGCCGCGCGATCGAGAACATCGAGAAGTCGGTACTGGACGAGCTGGTGGTAACGAACACCGTGCCGCTGTCCGCCGCTGCTCAAGCCTGTGACCGTATCCGCCAGCTGGATATCGCACCGGTTGTCGCTGAAGCGGTACGCCGCATCAGCAACGAAGAATCGATCAGCGCGATGTTCCGCTAA